Proteins from a single region of Halorubrum sp. 2020YC2:
- a CDS encoding redoxin domain-containing protein, with the protein MVSTGDAAPAFTATVGTSDHEPFDLDDEIGDGPVVLAFFPGAFTPPCTNEMIAFQERADAFAEAGATLFGVSADSPFSQGAFREEHGIEFDLVSDMAGDAIRAYDLEIDIADLGLHGIANRAVFVIDDDGQVVYDWVADDPTNEPDYDAVLDAVESA; encoded by the coding sequence ATGGTATCCACAGGCGACGCCGCACCCGCGTTCACCGCGACGGTCGGCACGAGCGACCACGAGCCGTTCGACCTCGACGACGAGATAGGCGACGGGCCGGTCGTGCTCGCGTTCTTCCCCGGCGCGTTCACGCCGCCGTGTACGAACGAGATGATCGCGTTCCAGGAGCGCGCCGACGCGTTCGCGGAGGCCGGCGCGACGCTGTTCGGGGTCAGCGCCGACTCGCCGTTCTCGCAGGGCGCGTTCCGCGAGGAGCACGGGATCGAGTTCGACCTCGTGAGCGACATGGCCGGCGACGCGATCCGCGCGTACGACCTCGAGATCGACATCGCGGACCTCGGGCTTCACGGCATCGCGAATCGGGCGGTGTTCGTGATCGACGACGACGGTCAGGTCGTCTACGACTGGGTGGCCGACGACCCGACGAACGAACCGGACTACGACGCGGTGCTCGACGCCGTCGAGAGCGCATAA
- a CDS encoding DUF5518 domain-containing protein, with protein sequence MTDWRAVGYGFAVMLIAGVLATAVPVVGHAAAGLVGGFVAGYLAGGGLLSGFWHGLLAGSVSGVAVTLVLAAFGSLVGLAGGPLGSLLGGAGVFVVGLFLTLLFAVDSALAGAIGGVVGE encoded by the coding sequence ATGACAGACTGGCGCGCCGTCGGGTACGGGTTCGCGGTGATGCTGATCGCCGGCGTGCTGGCGACGGCCGTCCCGGTCGTGGGACACGCGGCCGCCGGGCTGGTCGGGGGGTTCGTCGCGGGCTACCTCGCCGGCGGCGGCCTGCTCTCCGGGTTCTGGCACGGCCTGTTGGCGGGGTCGGTGAGTGGGGTCGCCGTGACCCTCGTCCTCGCCGCGTTCGGAAGCCTCGTCGGGCTGGCCGGCGGGCCGCTCGGGAGCCTGCTCGGCGGTGCCGGCGTGTTCGTCGTCGGGCTGTTCCTCACGCTCCTGTTCGCGGTCGACTCGGCGCTCGCGGGCGCCATCGGCGGCGTCGTCGGGGAGTGA
- a CDS encoding CoA transferase, with amino-acid sequence MVGEAREPEGDVGPLDGLTVLDLSRVLVGPFCTMQLGDLGAEVIKVERPGQGDQTRTWVPPAFSKGDADGGDGEGAASAYYVSVNRNKRSVQLDLTTEAGRAVVRDLAREADVLVENFRVGKTAGWDLDYADLAEENPGLVYCAISGYGEWGPDRDRPAYDIMMQARGGFMSFTGVEGGPPVRIGVALADVGAGMYATQAVLAALLERELGDGRGQKIDVSLLDGQAAWTSYMATNYFASGDVPGRMGSKHPNIVPYRAFETADDYVVVACSSDRFWPPLCEALDRPDLLADERFETNEGRVRNREVLDRELEETFAAMTTDDAVAALDAHDVPASRVRDVSEVFEDPQIEARGMLAEAEHPTAGTVRFPGSPMHFSRTPTTVRRHPPARGEHTESVLREYGYGDDALDELRDRGAISERSE; translated from the coding sequence GTGGTCGGTGAGGCCCGCGAGCCCGAGGGCGACGTCGGCCCGCTCGACGGGCTCACGGTGCTGGACCTCTCGCGCGTGCTCGTCGGCCCGTTCTGTACGATGCAACTCGGCGACCTCGGCGCGGAGGTGATCAAGGTCGAGCGTCCCGGGCAGGGCGACCAGACCCGGACGTGGGTCCCGCCGGCGTTCAGTAAGGGCGACGCGGACGGGGGAGACGGCGAGGGCGCCGCGAGCGCCTACTACGTCAGCGTCAACCGTAACAAGCGGTCGGTCCAACTGGACCTCACCACCGAGGCGGGCCGCGCGGTCGTCCGCGACCTCGCGCGCGAGGCCGACGTGCTCGTCGAGAACTTCCGGGTCGGCAAGACCGCGGGGTGGGACCTCGACTACGCCGACCTCGCGGAGGAGAACCCCGGACTCGTCTACTGCGCCATCTCCGGGTACGGCGAGTGGGGGCCCGACCGCGACAGGCCCGCCTACGACATCATGATGCAGGCGCGGGGCGGGTTCATGTCGTTCACGGGCGTCGAGGGCGGTCCCCCGGTCCGGATCGGGGTCGCGCTCGCGGACGTCGGCGCGGGGATGTACGCGACGCAGGCGGTCCTCGCGGCGCTGCTCGAACGCGAACTCGGGGACGGGCGCGGGCAGAAGATCGACGTGAGCCTGCTGGACGGGCAGGCCGCCTGGACCAGCTACATGGCGACGAACTACTTCGCCAGCGGCGACGTGCCGGGCCGCATGGGGAGCAAACACCCGAACATCGTCCCCTATCGGGCGTTCGAGACGGCGGACGACTACGTCGTCGTCGCCTGCTCCTCGGACCGGTTCTGGCCGCCGCTCTGCGAGGCGCTCGACCGACCCGACCTGCTGGCCGACGAGCGCTTCGAGACGAACGAGGGGCGCGTCCGGAACCGCGAGGTCCTCGACCGCGAGTTAGAGGAGACGTTCGCCGCGATGACGACGGATGACGCGGTCGCGGCCCTCGACGCGCACGACGTGCCCGCGAGCCGCGTCCGCGACGTGAGCGAGGTGTTCGAGGACCCGCAGATCGAGGCGCGCGGCATGCTCGCGGAGGCCGAGCACCCGACCGCGGGCACGGTGCGGTTCCCCGGCTCGCCGATGCACTTCTCGCGGACGCCGACGACCGTCCGCCGCCACCCGCCGGCGCGTGGCGAACACACGGAGTCGGTGTTACGCGAGTACGGCTACGGGGACGACGCGCTCGACGAACTGCGGGACCGCGGGGCGATCTCGGAACGCTCTGAGTGA
- the aceA gene encoding isocitrate lyase: protein MNPNELDDDVFRRDIDNPAGRRLRELFEEQDYTFAPGIYHALDARLAEMAGLDAAYMSGYSTVLGQFGFPDLEMVTMSEMVENAKRMVEATNLPVIADCDTGYGGVHNVRRAVREYEKAGVAAIHIEDQTSPKRCGHIAGKQIVSREQARSRFEAAVDAKQSEDTVIIARTDAYGSANGDWEEHLERGRIYADAGVDLVWPEMPDPSREDAVEYAETIHETHPELDLAFNYSSSFEWGAEEDPLTFEELGDLGYQYIFITLYGLHSGAHAAYEDFANIAENDEEAQFDLEERYIGHETESHHELSFVPRYQDIEAEFDPEARKRQEESAGFTEEENDPITAENDDD from the coding sequence ATGAACCCCAACGAACTCGACGACGACGTCTTTCGGAGAGATATCGACAACCCGGCCGGCCGCCGGCTCCGCGAGCTGTTCGAGGAGCAGGACTACACGTTCGCGCCCGGGATCTACCACGCGCTCGACGCCCGCCTCGCGGAGATGGCGGGCCTCGACGCGGCCTACATGAGCGGCTACTCGACCGTCCTCGGCCAGTTCGGCTTCCCCGACCTGGAGATGGTCACCATGAGCGAGATGGTCGAGAACGCGAAGCGCATGGTCGAGGCAACGAACCTCCCCGTCATCGCGGACTGCGACACCGGCTACGGCGGGGTCCACAACGTCCGGCGCGCGGTTCGCGAGTACGAGAAGGCCGGCGTCGCGGCGATCCACATCGAGGACCAGACCTCCCCCAAGCGCTGCGGCCACATCGCGGGCAAGCAGATCGTCTCCCGCGAGCAGGCCCGCTCGCGGTTCGAGGCCGCCGTCGACGCCAAGCAGAGCGAGGACACCGTCATCATCGCGCGCACCGACGCGTACGGCTCCGCCAACGGCGACTGGGAGGAGCACCTCGAACGCGGCCGGATCTACGCCGACGCCGGGGTCGACCTCGTCTGGCCGGAAATGCCCGACCCGTCGCGCGAGGACGCGGTCGAGTACGCCGAGACGATCCACGAGACCCACCCCGAGTTGGATCTGGCCTTCAACTACTCCTCCTCGTTCGAGTGGGGCGCCGAGGAGGACCCGCTCACCTTCGAGGAGCTGGGCGATCTGGGCTACCAGTACATCTTCATCACGCTGTACGGGCTTCACTCGGGCGCTCACGCCGCCTACGAGGACTTCGCGAACATCGCGGAGAACGACGAGGAGGCGCAGTTCGACCTCGAAGAGCGGTACATCGGCCACGAGACCGAGAGCCACCACGAGCTCTCCTTCGTCCCGCGCTATCAGGACATCGAGGCCGAGTTCGACCCCGAGGCGCGCAAGCGTCAGGAGGAGTCCGCGGGCTTCACCGAGGAGGAGAACGACCCGATCACGGCCGAGAACGACGACGACTGA
- a CDS encoding nucleoside recognition protein — MQSVAADLSTLLADVVPRLARITAFIAGGVFAANVAVAFGLVRYVAGIAGWLTRPANLPDEVGTAILTTAASTTAGYATLAEFRESGLLDDRATLVAVVMNTFFGFVQHVFTYYVPVLIPILGVTTGAVYVGARAGIALLITVTGVLAGGLLLSEANVDRAALDDVDATGPEDDDRTDRERVRDAAGKSWKTLRRIVPRLAVVYTLVIWLVTAYDVAALTSVAEPITGVLGLPGEAVPVIAVFTLDTTAGAATLAGTEAGTFTTRTAVASLLIGSILSFAVSTFRRSIPFQYGIWGASFGTKVIVVNTALKLVFISATVALLLAPVW, encoded by the coding sequence GTGCAATCGGTCGCCGCCGACCTCTCGACCCTGCTCGCGGACGTGGTCCCCCGGCTGGCCCGGATCACGGCGTTCATCGCGGGCGGCGTCTTCGCCGCCAACGTCGCCGTCGCGTTCGGCTTGGTCCGGTACGTCGCCGGGATCGCGGGGTGGCTCACCCGGCCCGCGAACCTCCCCGACGAGGTCGGCACGGCGATCCTCACGACCGCGGCGTCGACGACCGCGGGCTACGCCACCTTGGCGGAGTTCCGCGAGTCGGGGCTGCTCGACGACCGAGCGACGCTCGTCGCCGTGGTGATGAACACGTTCTTCGGGTTCGTTCAGCACGTGTTCACCTACTACGTCCCGGTGTTGATCCCGATCCTCGGGGTCACCACCGGCGCTGTCTATGTCGGCGCGCGCGCCGGTATCGCGCTGCTCATCACGGTCACGGGCGTGCTCGCGGGCGGCCTCCTCCTCTCCGAGGCGAACGTCGACCGGGCCGCGCTCGACGACGTCGACGCGACCGGGCCCGAGGACGACGACCGCACCGACCGGGAGCGCGTCCGCGACGCCGCGGGGAAGTCGTGGAAGACGCTCCGCCGGATCGTCCCGCGGCTCGCGGTCGTGTACACGCTGGTCATCTGGCTCGTGACGGCCTACGACGTGGCGGCGCTGACGAGCGTCGCGGAGCCGATCACGGGCGTGCTGGGGTTACCGGGCGAAGCGGTGCCCGTCATCGCGGTGTTCACGCTCGACACGACGGCGGGCGCGGCGACGCTCGCCGGGACGGAGGCGGGCACCTTCACCACGCGCACCGCGGTCGCGTCGCTGCTCATCGGGAGCATCCTCTCTTTCGCCGTCTCGACGTTCCGCCGCTCGATCCCGTTCCAGTACGGGATCTGGGGCGCGTCGTTCGGCACGAAGGTGATCGTCGTCAACACCGCCCTGAAGCTCGTCTTCATCTCCGCGACGGTCGCGCTGCTGCTCGCGCCGGTGTGGTGA
- a CDS encoding aminopeptidase translates to MAADLSEGAATAVEQCLNVSPGESVVVVTDDAREPIGEALYAAASAVTDDATILRYPPAGQHGTEPPAPVAAAMREADVFLAPTTKSLSHTRARGAACDAGARGATLPGITEAVFATGLDADYAAIDAACDDVLEGVAGADEVRVTAPAGTDITFGTGDREWLADTGMVHEPGDFSNLPAGEVFVAPETATGTFVVDGTMMPHGLLDDDQTLAFEVEDGLVTDISDDAIRADVEAAADEVGDAAYNLAELGIGTNGGVEELVGSVLLDEKAGGTVHIAIGDNAGIGGETDAPLHLDGIIRNPTVYADGEPIDLPSA, encoded by the coding sequence ATGGCAGCCGACCTCTCGGAGGGCGCGGCGACCGCGGTCGAACAGTGTCTGAACGTCTCCCCGGGCGAGTCCGTCGTCGTCGTCACCGACGACGCGCGCGAGCCGATAGGCGAGGCGCTGTACGCGGCCGCGAGCGCCGTCACGGACGACGCGACGATACTGCGCTACCCGCCGGCCGGGCAACACGGGACGGAGCCGCCGGCGCCGGTCGCGGCCGCGATGCGGGAGGCGGACGTCTTCCTCGCGCCGACGACGAAGAGCCTGAGCCACACCCGCGCCCGCGGCGCGGCCTGCGACGCCGGCGCGCGCGGCGCGACGCTCCCGGGGATCACGGAGGCCGTGTTCGCGACCGGTCTCGACGCCGACTACGCCGCCATCGACGCCGCCTGCGACGACGTGCTCGAAGGGGTCGCGGGCGCCGACGAGGTCCGCGTCACCGCGCCCGCCGGCACCGACATCACCTTCGGGACCGGCGACCGCGAGTGGCTCGCGGACACGGGCATGGTTCACGAGCCGGGCGACTTCTCGAACCTCCCCGCCGGCGAGGTGTTCGTCGCGCCCGAGACCGCGACCGGGACGTTCGTCGTCGACGGGACGATGATGCCCCACGGGCTCCTCGACGACGACCAGACGCTCGCCTTCGAGGTCGAGGACGGCCTCGTGACCGACATCTCCGACGACGCGATCCGCGCCGACGTGGAGGCCGCGGCCGACGAGGTCGGGGACGCGGCGTACAACCTCGCTGAGCTGGGAATCGGGACCAACGGCGGCGTCGAGGAACTGGTCGGCTCGGTCCTCTTAGACGAGAAGGCGGGCGGCACCGTCCACATCGCCATCGGGGACAACGCCGGCATCGGCGGCGAGACGGACGCGCCGCTCCACCTCGACGGCATCATCCGGAACCCGACCGTCTACGCCGACGGCGAGCCGATTGACCTGCCGAGCGCGTAA
- a CDS encoding thiolase family protein, producing MTDETTPVIAAAYRTPQGREGGVYEDVRSEDLSTTLIDHALDETGLTSDHVDDLMWGVAQQRTEQDNNVARVIALLSELGESVPATSINRWCASSMQAVISASDAIAAGNRDCIIAGGVENMSRVPMDGDSYEHLHPELSERYNIFQLQMGMTAEKVAEEYDVSREAQDEYAARSHQRAAEATESGRFDDEIVPVETEDGLVEADEGIRPDTTAEKLAGLSPAFTGDGTVTAGNSSQISDGASLTVVTSKAFAEEHGLDVLAEVGTNSVAGVDPTVMGIGPVPATRGLLERAGTDIDDYDLVELNEAFASQCEYARRELGIDEDIYNVNGGAIALGHPLGASGARLPVTLLHEMEKRDAERGLATLCVGFGQGAAIEFLR from the coding sequence ATGACAGACGAGACCACGCCGGTGATCGCGGCCGCCTACCGAACGCCGCAGGGGAGAGAGGGCGGCGTCTACGAGGACGTCCGCAGCGAGGACCTCTCGACGACGCTCATCGACCACGCGCTCGACGAGACGGGGCTGACCAGCGACCACGTCGACGACCTGATGTGGGGCGTCGCCCAGCAGCGCACCGAGCAGGACAACAACGTCGCGCGCGTCATCGCCCTCCTGTCGGAGCTTGGCGAGTCCGTCCCCGCCACCTCGATCAACCGCTGGTGCGCCTCCTCGATGCAGGCGGTCATCTCGGCGTCGGACGCGATCGCCGCGGGCAACCGCGACTGTATCATCGCGGGCGGCGTCGAGAACATGAGCCGCGTCCCGATGGACGGCGACTCCTACGAGCACCTCCACCCGGAGCTCTCCGAGCGGTACAACATCTTCCAGTTGCAGATGGGGATGACCGCCGAGAAGGTGGCCGAGGAGTACGACGTGAGCCGCGAGGCGCAAGACGAGTACGCCGCCCGCAGTCACCAGCGCGCGGCGGAGGCGACCGAATCGGGCCGGTTCGACGACGAGATCGTCCCCGTCGAGACCGAGGACGGACTGGTCGAGGCGGACGAGGGGATCCGACCGGACACGACCGCCGAGAAGCTCGCGGGCCTCTCGCCCGCCTTCACCGGCGACGGCACGGTGACCGCCGGGAACTCCTCGCAGATCTCCGACGGCGCGTCGCTCACGGTCGTGACGAGCAAGGCGTTCGCGGAGGAGCACGGCCTCGACGTGCTCGCGGAGGTGGGCACGAACTCCGTCGCCGGCGTCGACCCCACCGTGATGGGGATCGGCCCGGTGCCGGCCACCCGCGGGCTCCTCGAACGCGCCGGCACCGACATCGACGACTACGACCTGGTCGAACTGAACGAGGCGTTCGCGTCCCAATGCGAGTACGCGCGCCGCGAACTCGGCATCGACGAGGACATCTATAACGTCAACGGCGGCGCCATCGCGCTCGGTCACCCGCTCGGCGCCTCGGGCGCGCGGCTCCCCGTCACGCTGCTCCACGAGATGGAAAAGCGCGACGCCGAGCGCGGCCTCGCGACGCTCTGTGTCGGCTTCGGGCAGGGCGCCGCGATCGAGTTCCTGCGGTAG
- a CDS encoding type II glyceraldehyde-3-phosphate dehydrogenase translates to MTRVGVNGYGTIGKRVADAVAAQPDMDLVGVTKASPDYGVEAATRRGYDLYAAVDDRADEFAAAGVDLSGTLTDLLDAVDVVVDCAPSGIGERNAPVYEAHDTPAVFQGGEDAAVAETSFNARGRFEAARGAETVRVVSCNTTALSRLLAPLDERFGVEKARVTLVRRGGDPSETDRGPINDIVPDPATVPSHHGPDVNEVLPDVAVDTAALKAPVTGMHTHSVNVTLATDPDPAAVRDLLADEGRIFLVPEAAGIDGAGALKEYAADAGRPRGDLWENCVWEESISVTGRDLYLFQNVHQEADVVPENVDAIRAMATDVGAAESIARTNETLGVGLESRLGDGELVRAGLTADD, encoded by the coding sequence ATGACACGCGTGGGCGTCAACGGCTACGGCACGATCGGGAAACGGGTCGCAGACGCCGTCGCTGCCCAGCCCGACATGGATCTCGTCGGCGTGACGAAGGCGTCGCCGGACTACGGCGTCGAGGCCGCGACCCGGCGGGGCTACGACCTGTACGCGGCGGTCGACGACCGCGCCGACGAGTTCGCGGCGGCCGGCGTCGACCTCTCCGGGACCCTGACCGACTTACTCGACGCGGTCGACGTCGTCGTCGACTGCGCGCCCTCCGGGATCGGGGAGCGCAACGCCCCCGTCTACGAGGCGCACGACACCCCGGCGGTGTTCCAGGGCGGCGAGGACGCAGCGGTCGCGGAGACCTCGTTCAACGCGCGCGGCCGGTTCGAGGCCGCCCGCGGCGCCGAGACGGTCCGCGTCGTCTCCTGCAACACGACCGCGCTCTCGCGGCTGCTCGCGCCGCTCGACGAGCGGTTCGGCGTCGAGAAGGCGCGCGTCACGCTCGTGCGCCGCGGCGGCGACCCGAGCGAGACCGACCGCGGCCCGATAAACGACATCGTCCCCGACCCCGCGACGGTCCCCTCCCACCACGGCCCGGACGTGAACGAGGTCCTCCCCGACGTCGCGGTCGACACCGCGGCGCTGAAGGCGCCGGTCACGGGGATGCACACCCACAGCGTCAACGTCACCCTCGCGACCGACCCGGACCCGGCCGCCGTCCGCGACCTCCTCGCCGACGAGGGCCGGATCTTCCTCGTCCCCGAGGCCGCCGGCATCGACGGCGCGGGCGCGTTGAAGGAGTACGCCGCCGACGCCGGCCGCCCCCGCGGCGACCTCTGGGAGAACTGCGTCTGGGAGGAGTCGATAAGCGTCACGGGGCGGGACCTGTACCTCTTCCAGAACGTCCACCAGGAGGCGGACGTCGTCCCCGAGAACGTCGACGCGATCCGCGCGATGGCGACCGACGTCGGCGCCGCGGAGTCGATCGCGCGCACGAACGAGACGCTCGGCGTCGGTCTCGAAAGCCGACTCGGGGACGGCGAACTCGTGCGGGCGGGACTGACGGCCGACGACTGA
- the thiL gene encoding thiamine-phosphate kinase, producing the protein MNERDALRAIAADLPHAGDDAAVVDGTVITTDMLHERTDFPPGTTRYTAGWRAVGASLSDVAATGAAASAAVAVYADEGFDREALTRFVAGAVDVCEAVDAEYVGGDLDEHVEFTTATTAIGDVTDAGPVTRSGARPGDALCVTGEWGRSAAALRLFKREGDEYVERANELFRFTPRVADGLALAPSATAMMDSSDGLARSCHQLAEASEVGIELERGAVPVHPAVEEVAEDSAERFELAAHFGEDFELLCTVPEEEVEVVEGACPAGLTRVGTVIEEPGEEEPRVLADGKPLPDRGFTHGDK; encoded by the coding sequence GTGAACGAGCGCGACGCCCTCCGAGCCATCGCGGCCGACCTCCCGCACGCGGGCGACGACGCCGCGGTCGTCGACGGGACGGTCATCACGACGGACATGCTCCACGAGCGGACGGACTTCCCGCCCGGGACGACGCGGTACACCGCCGGCTGGCGCGCGGTGGGCGCGTCGCTGTCGGACGTGGCCGCCACCGGCGCCGCCGCGAGCGCCGCGGTCGCCGTCTACGCCGACGAGGGGTTCGACCGCGAGGCGCTGACCCGGTTCGTCGCGGGCGCGGTCGACGTCTGCGAGGCGGTCGACGCCGAGTACGTCGGCGGCGACCTCGACGAGCACGTCGAGTTCACGACCGCGACCACCGCGATCGGCGACGTGACCGACGCCGGCCCCGTCACTCGGAGCGGGGCGCGACCGGGCGACGCGCTCTGCGTCACCGGCGAGTGGGGGCGGTCCGCGGCGGCGCTGCGGTTGTTTAAAAGGGAAGGCGACGAGTACGTCGAGCGCGCCAACGAGCTGTTCCGGTTCACGCCGCGCGTGGCCGACGGGCTGGCGCTGGCGCCGAGCGCGACCGCGATGATGGACTCCTCGGACGGGCTGGCGCGGTCGTGTCACCAGCTCGCGGAGGCGAGCGAGGTCGGGATCGAACTGGAACGGGGAGCGGTTCCGGTTCACCCCGCGGTCGAGGAGGTGGCCGAGGATTCGGCGGAGCGGTTCGAACTCGCGGCGCACTTCGGCGAGGACTTCGAGTTGCTCTGTACGGTGCCGGAAGAGGAAGTGGAGGTAGTCGAAGGGGCGTGTCCCGCCGGGCTAACGCGAGTGGGAACCGTGATCGAGGAGCCCGGCGAGGAGGAGCCGCGCGTCCTCGCCGACGGCAAACCTCTGCCCGACCGCGGCTTCACGCACGGGGACAAGTAA
- a CDS encoding cation-translocating P-type ATPase, which yields MSASRESTGPDDGATDRPEGGTADRSDGTKLRLAVPDMDCSSCAGKVEGALDREGVLSVDTRPTTGVVVLTYDPDTTDVEALTAAVEGAGYAVADAESDGVADDLFTSPRAVATAVGGVFLAVGLALEWLLPGLDPTFATVGGVGFLGPWAVTGASVAYLVAVAVAGPPILRNGFYSLRGLSLDIDLLMSVGVVAALLVDLPFEAATLAVLFSVAELLERYSIDRARTSLRELMELSPDEAVVIRDGDEETVPVERVATGERLAVRPGERVPLDGVVREGSGAVDESPITGESVPAEKEPGDEVYAGSINEAGYLEVEATAAAEDSTIARVVELVEAANGEETRAERFVDRFASVYTPIVVAGAIATATLGPVLLGGGAETWFVRGLTLLVVACPCAFVISTPVSVVSGVTAAARNGVLIKGGEHLEAAGDVDAVALDKTGTLTRGELSVTDVVPLGGRDAGDVLACATAIERRSEHPVAEAIVARGEEAGRESDGETAVTGFEALTGEGVRADLDGETHYAGKPSLFEELGFDLSHAHVRSDGGVVRERDGDSKAATEPEPCDHGQYLDLASETIPRLQAEGKTVVLVGTETELEGVIAVADTVRPEAAWVVDRLHELGIDRVAMLTGDNERTARAIGDRVGVDEVRAELLPDEKVAAVRELAAETEGGVAMVGDGINDAPALAAADVGIAMGAAGTDTAIETADVALMADDLTRLPYVIDLSSRASETIRTNIGASLAVKAVLAAGAPLGYVSVAMAVVVGDMGMSLGVTGNALRLGNVEPAEPPEAGAESAESSA from the coding sequence ATGAGCGCCTCACGCGAATCGACCGGTCCCGACGACGGGGCGACGGACCGTCCCGAGGGAGGAACCGCCGACCGCTCCGACGGCACGAAGCTCCGGCTGGCGGTGCCGGACATGGACTGCTCGTCGTGCGCCGGCAAGGTCGAGGGCGCGCTCGACCGCGAGGGCGTCCTCTCGGTCGATACGCGGCCGACGACCGGGGTCGTCGTCCTCACCTACGACCCCGACACGACGGACGTCGAGGCGCTGACGGCGGCCGTCGAGGGCGCCGGCTACGCGGTCGCGGACGCCGAGTCCGACGGCGTCGCAGACGACCTGTTCACGAGCCCCCGCGCGGTCGCGACCGCGGTCGGCGGCGTCTTCCTCGCGGTCGGACTCGCCTTGGAGTGGCTGCTCCCCGGGCTCGACCCGACGTTCGCGACCGTCGGCGGCGTCGGCTTCCTCGGCCCGTGGGCCGTCACCGGCGCGTCGGTCGCGTACCTCGTCGCCGTCGCGGTCGCCGGACCGCCCATCCTCCGGAACGGCTTCTACTCGCTGCGGGGGCTGAGCCTCGACATCGACCTGCTGATGAGCGTCGGCGTCGTCGCCGCGCTGCTCGTCGACCTCCCGTTCGAGGCGGCGACGCTCGCGGTGCTGTTCTCGGTCGCGGAGCTGCTCGAACGCTACTCCATCGACCGGGCGCGGACCTCCCTGCGCGAGCTGATGGAGCTGTCGCCCGACGAGGCGGTCGTGATCCGCGACGGCGACGAGGAGACGGTGCCCGTCGAGCGCGTCGCGACCGGCGAGCGGCTGGCGGTGCGGCCCGGCGAGCGCGTCCCGCTCGACGGGGTCGTCCGCGAGGGGTCGGGCGCGGTCGACGAGTCCCCGATCACCGGCGAGTCCGTCCCGGCGGAGAAGGAGCCCGGCGACGAGGTGTACGCCGGCTCGATCAACGAGGCCGGCTACCTCGAGGTCGAGGCGACGGCGGCCGCGGAGGACTCGACCATCGCGCGGGTCGTCGAACTCGTCGAGGCCGCCAACGGCGAGGAGACGCGCGCCGAGCGGTTCGTCGACCGCTTCGCGAGCGTCTACACCCCGATCGTCGTGGCCGGGGCGATCGCCACCGCGACGCTCGGGCCGGTCCTCCTCGGCGGCGGCGCGGAGACGTGGTTCGTCCGCGGGCTCACGCTGCTCGTGGTCGCGTGCCCGTGCGCGTTCGTCATCTCGACGCCCGTCAGCGTCGTCTCCGGGGTGACCGCGGCCGCCCGGAACGGCGTCCTGATCAAGGGCGGCGAACACCTGGAGGCCGCCGGCGACGTCGACGCCGTCGCGCTCGACAAGACCGGGACGCTCACGCGCGGCGAGCTGTCGGTGACCGACGTGGTCCCGCTCGGCGGCCGCGACGCGGGCGACGTGCTGGCGTGCGCGACCGCCATCGAGCGCCGGAGCGAGCACCCGGTGGCGGAGGCCATCGTCGCGCGCGGCGAGGAGGCCGGCCGCGAGTCCGACGGCGAGACCGCGGTCACCGGCTTCGAGGCGCTGACGGGCGAGGGCGTCCGCGCCGACCTCGACGGCGAGACCCACTACGCCGGGAAGCCCTCGCTGTTCGAGGAGCTCGGCTTCGACCTGAGCCACGCCCACGTCCGGTCGGACGGCGGCGTGGTCCGGGAGCGCGACGGAGACTCGAAGGCCGCCACCGAACCCGAACCCTGCGACCACGGGCAGTACCTCGACCTGGCGAGCGAGACGATCCCGCGGTTACAGGCCGAGGGGAAGACGGTCGTCCTCGTGGGGACCGAGACGGAGCTGGAGGGCGTCATCGCGGTCGCGGACACCGTCCGCCCGGAGGCGGCGTGGGTCGTCGACCGCCTCCACGAGCTCGGGATCGACCGCGTCGCGATGCTGACCGGCGACAACGAGCGGACCGCCCGAGCGATCGGTGACCGCGTCGGCGTCGACGAGGTCCGCGCCGAGCTGCTCCCCGACGAGAAGGTCGCCGCCGTGCGCGAACTCGCGGCCGAGACGGAGGGCGGCGTCGCGATGGTGGGCGACGGGATCAACGACGCGCCGGCGCTCGCGGCCGCGGACGTCGGGATCGCCATGGGCGCCGCCGGCACCGACACCGCCATCGAGACCGCCGACGTGGCGCTGATGGCCGACGACCTGACGCGGCTCCCGTACGTGATCGACCTCTCCTCGCGCGCGAGCGAGACGATCCGGACGAACATCGGCGCCTCCCTCGCCGTGAAGGCGGTGCTCGCCGCCGGCGCCCCGCTCGGCTACGTGAGCGTCGCGATGGCCGTGGTCGTCGGTGACATGGGGATGAGCCTCGGCGTCACCGGGAACGCGCTCCGCCTCGGGAACGTCGAGCCGGCGGAACCGCCGGAAGCGGGGGCGGAATCCGCCGAATCGAGCGCGTAG